The sequence below is a genomic window from Pithys albifrons albifrons isolate INPA30051 chromosome 21, PitAlb_v1, whole genome shotgun sequence.
CAAGGGAAAAgtactgggagctgcaggagctggaggatgCCCAGAACAGCCCCCAAGGTGAAGGTGAGCCGGTTTTAGGTACCCAACTGGGAATGCTCTGGTTGGGCCATGTCCCCCAGGGGTCGAGGGGGGCTGTGGTGGTTTGGGGGTGCCCCccaggggggctgtggggtctCACTGTTGTTCCCCTCTCCCACAGATGCCCCCCTGCCTGAGGGGCTGAGCCGGCTctttggggtgctgggggacCTGGAGAGCTGTCACcgccaggcacagcccccagagcccccagcccctgtcctgctgcagctgcagacgTGAGGGACCAGTGTCCCCCAGCTGGGATTCAGGGTCCCCTCGGCTTGGGGACCACAGTGGTGGAAATAAAGGCACTTTGTACCCTGCAGCCTTGTCCTGTCCATGTGGTGGGACACCGCTGGCCACGGAGACGGGCGGGGGATTGGCCACAGGtctgctggtggcactggtggtgcaactgctggtggcactgctgccatCTCTAatagtcctgctgctgccaattCTGGTGGCCTTACCAGTGGTGGCACCACTGGTGGGTCTACTGGTGGCCTGGTGGAAGCACTGGTGGTGGCTCTGGTGGTGGCAGCACTGGTGACATTGCTGGTGGCTCTGCTGGTGGTACTGGTGGCACCCCTAGAGTCTTTGCTCATGGCAgcactggtggtgctgctgttggCACTGGTGCCATCACTGATGGCCCTGCTGGTGCCATTTCTGGTGGTCctggtggtggcagtggtggcatcACTGGTGATTCCTGtagtgatggtggtggtggtggcagcactGGTGACACTGGTGCCATTACAGCTGGCCCTGCTGGTGCCATTTCTGGTGGTCCTGATGACGGCAGTGGTGGCATCACTGGTGGCACTGGTACCATTACAGCTGGCCCTGCTGGTGCCATTTCTGATGGTCCTACTGCTGATGGCATCACCACTGGCTGTACTGGTGGCACTACTGGTGGCACTGGTTCCATCCCCACTGGTCCTGCTGAGTGCCATTCCTGCTGGTTACAGCAGTGGCGTCTCCAGTGGGGACATCGCTGCTGGTGCCACTGGTGTCTGTCCTCTTCACACCTGAGGCTTTGCCGCCGCTCCCAGTTACGCGGCGCAACTGGTCCCACTTATCTGCACCGAGACCTCCCACCCGCCTGGGAGCGCTGTCGCGGCCGGGGTAAGGGCAAGGAGCGGGCGGAAGTGACGTAGGGAAGCAGCGGCCGCCATAGCAACTGCGGGCGAGGCGGCGGCAGAATGAACGCGCCTCCGGCCTTCGAGTCCTTCCTCCTCTTCGAGGGCGAGAAAAAGTGAGGGGACACCCTTGGGGCGACTAATTAACCCTCATCACACCgcggggggctgggggggagcCCGGGCCTTCCCCCCCAGTCCCCCGCGGTTGCCTGGCCCGTATGGACCGATAACATTCCCTCTATCCCATTTATCCCACTCAGGATCACCATCAACAAGGACACGAAGGTGCCCAACGCCTGCTTGTTCACCATCAACAAAGAGGACCACACGCTGGGGAACATCATCAAGTCGTGAGTAAATTTCGGGCcggtttggtttgttttgttttttttttccactccctTTCTaatttccctgctgtgttttgtggttttttttaccCCCATTCCAGGCAGTTGCTCAAAGACCCGCAGGTGTTGTTTGCAGGATACAAAGTACCACACCCTCTGGAGCATAAAATTATCATCCGTGTGCAAACCACCCCCGATTACAGCCCCCAGGAGGCTTTCACCAATGCCATCACTGATCTGATCAGCGAGCTCTCCCTGCTGGAGGAGAGGTTTAGGGTAGGTTTATTTGGCCTAAAAGGTTCTTATAATTAACCAAAAGCATGAGTAGAGTGTCTTACAGCTGCTGGTTTAGGGCTGTAAATTAATTCAAGCTGCCCTAAGTCTTATTCAGCTCCTGTCAAGGCATGGCAGAGCTCTTAAATGGTTATTTATgtgtcaaaaaaaaaacaaaacaaggggGTCAGGGGGTGTTCTGTTATTCCTAAATGGCTCATATTGATTTCCCACAGCCCTCAGAGAActacagagtggtttgggttggaagggtgTTCTCTGACGTGGCAGGGCACCAAATTTGTCAATAAGTTTTGATTTTGAGtcattattttctgtatatGTAGAGGTTTCCACTGATGGTTCATGGTCATTCTTGCATTTTATCAAAGAGTCAGGAACATTTAAACACCTCCTGAAGCTCAGTAACAGCtcatgtgtttttgtttgtgctttACAGGTTGCTATTAAGGACAAACAAGAAGGAATCGAGTAAAATTCCCCCCTGTGGAGGAGACTGTACTTCTGAGCAGAGTGACGTGTCTGCTGATGAGATGATATATTTAAACCTCCATTAATGGCAAATATTTCCCCCCCTTGTCCCACTTGTGTTTAATttctgacagcagcagtgatattttgagtttggttttttgtaaTGCCAGACAGGCACTTTGCCAAGAGGGTAAGTGTGTCTTGCTGGATCTGATGGATAAGTCATTAAAgagatttttacttttctaattGGAGCCTTAAGGCAAATATTTGTCCTGGGCTGTTGGGAGGTTGTTGTGGGTATAATTTCAGCATGAGAAGCTgctcagtgacagcagcagatgaactttctgcttttcctgtcaAAAACTCCAAGCACTGCCAACTGAACtggtattttgttttattaagtGTCATTTCTATAA
It includes:
- the POLR2J gene encoding DNA-directed RNA polymerase II subunit RPB11-a, producing MNAPPAFESFLLFEGEKKITINKDTKVPNACLFTINKEDHTLGNIIKSQLLKDPQVLFAGYKVPHPLEHKIIIRVQTTPDYSPQEAFTNAITDLISELSLLEERFRVAIKDKQEGIE